In Temnothorax longispinosus isolate EJ_2023e chromosome 2, Tlon_JGU_v1, whole genome shotgun sequence, one DNA window encodes the following:
- the LOC139808484 gene encoding transmembrane protease serine 11A-like isoform X2: MLSLRRNGRHICGAAIINEEWAVTAAHCIETSEDPLKGVTLCSGSSILYENCIVHNVTNFSIHENYDPNINDYDIAVIQVTPAFTYNDYTKAIDLPLNRHVSKEWGIVCGWGFYRKYHGEVVQSLSANLKCAKVPRVDHELCQKYYISRDYAVTPRMVCYGFEKGVVDACQGDSGGPIERNNILLGITSWGDDCGEKYSPGVYTDVILFRYWIKMKTGMEISPHFSRNLLL; encoded by the exons ATG tTATCGTTAAGGAGAAACGGTAGACACATATGCGGTGCTGCTATAATAAACGAGGAGTGGGCTGTGACAGCAGCTCACTGTATAGAAAC GAGCGAAGATCCTTTGAAAGGAGTAACCTTGTGCAGTGGATCTTCCATTCTTTACGAGAATTGTATCGTTCACAACGTAACCAACTTTTCCATACACGAAAACTATGACCCAAATATCAATGATTACGACATCGCTGTTATTCAAGTAACACCTGCATTCACGTATAATGATTACACGAAAGCGATAGACTTGCCACTAAACAGACACGTTAGTAAGGAATGGGGTATAGTCTGCGGTTGGGGATTTTATCGG aaataccATGGTGAGGTTGTACAATCTTTGTCGGCAAATCTAAAATGCGCAAAAGTACCGCGTGTAGATCACGAACTATgccagaaatattatataagcaGAGATTATGCAGTGACACCTCGGATGGTATGTTACGGATTCGAAAAGGGAGTCGTAGACGCTTGTCAA GGTGATTCTGGTGGACCAATAGAGCGTAATAATATTCTCCTCGGTATAACTTCATGGGGAGATGATTGCGGTGAAAAGTATTCGCCTGGTGTATACACAGATGTCatattatttcgatattgGATTAAAATGAAAACCGGAATGGAAATTTCTCCgcatttttcaagaaatttattattataa
- the LOC139808949 gene encoding trypsin-1 isoform X2, giving the protein MDTCSFIFIFLCFARYLRYGLSSNAEQRIVKGLNTDIKLVPYMLSLRRNGRHICGAAIINEEWAVTAAHCIQWIEDPLKAVTLCSGSSILYENCIVHNVTNFSIHEYYDPNITDYDIAVIQVTPAFTYNDYTKAIDLPLNRHVSKEWGTVCGWGHYLKFNNTVDGALSANLKCATIPRVDHELCQKYYISRNSSVTPRMACYGFKEGGVDACQGDSGGPIERNNILLGITSWGDNCAKEYSPGIYTDVILFRYWIKMETGMEISAHFSRNLLL; this is encoded by the exons ATGGATACTTGTTccttcatatttatttttctctgttttGCGA GGTATTTGCGTTATGGACTTTCGAGCAATGCAGAACAAAGAATCGTCAAAGGACTAAACACCGATATTAAGTTAGTTCCTTATATG tTATCGTTAAGGAGAAACGGTAGACACATATGCGGTGCTGCTATAATAAACGAGGAGTGGGCTGTGACAGCAGCTCACTGTATACAATG GATCGAAGATCCTTTGAAAGCAGTAACCTTGTGCAGTGGATCTTCCATTCTTTACGAGAATTGTATCGTTCACAACGTAACCAACTTTTCCATACACGAATACTATGACCCAAATATCACTGATTACGACATTGCTGTTATTCAAGTAACACCTGCATTCACGTATAATGATTACACGAAAGCGATTGACTTGCCACTAAACAGACACGTTAGTAAAGAATGGGGTACAGTCTGCGGTTGGGGACATTATCTG aaattcaATAATACTGTTGATGGAGCTCTGTCGGCAAATCTGAAATGCGCAACAATACCGCGTGTAGATCACGAACTATgtcagaaatattatataagcaGAAATTCTTCAGTGACACCTCGGATGGCATGTTACGGATTTAAAGAGGGAGGCGTAGACGCTTGTCAA GGTGATTCTGGTGGACCAATAGAGCGTAATAATATTCTCCTCGGTATAACTTCATGGGGAGATAATTGTGCTAAAGAGTATTCGCCTGGTATATACACAGATGTCatattatttcgatattgGATTAAAATGGAAACCGGAATGGAAATTTCTGCgcatttttcaagaaatttattattataa
- the LOC139808949 gene encoding trypsin-7 isoform X1, with the protein MDTCSFIFIFLCFASEYLYSRFHKHYLKLRNLTGYLRYGLSSNAEQRIVKGLNTDIKLVPYMLSLRRNGRHICGAAIINEEWAVTAAHCIQWIEDPLKAVTLCSGSSILYENCIVHNVTNFSIHEYYDPNITDYDIAVIQVTPAFTYNDYTKAIDLPLNRHVSKEWGTVCGWGHYLKFNNTVDGALSANLKCATIPRVDHELCQKYYISRNSSVTPRMACYGFKEGGVDACQGDSGGPIERNNILLGITSWGDNCAKEYSPGIYTDVILFRYWIKMETGMEISAHFSRNLLL; encoded by the exons ATGGATACTTGTTccttcatatttatttttctctgttttGCGAGTGAGTATTTATATTCCAGATTTCATAAACATTACTTAAAATTGCGAAATTTAACAGGGTATTTGCGTTATGGACTTTCGAGCAATGCAGAACAAAGAATCGTCAAAGGACTAAACACCGATATTAAGTTAGTTCCTTATATG tTATCGTTAAGGAGAAACGGTAGACACATATGCGGTGCTGCTATAATAAACGAGGAGTGGGCTGTGACAGCAGCTCACTGTATACAATG GATCGAAGATCCTTTGAAAGCAGTAACCTTGTGCAGTGGATCTTCCATTCTTTACGAGAATTGTATCGTTCACAACGTAACCAACTTTTCCATACACGAATACTATGACCCAAATATCACTGATTACGACATTGCTGTTATTCAAGTAACACCTGCATTCACGTATAATGATTACACGAAAGCGATTGACTTGCCACTAAACAGACACGTTAGTAAAGAATGGGGTACAGTCTGCGGTTGGGGACATTATCTG aaattcaATAATACTGTTGATGGAGCTCTGTCGGCAAATCTGAAATGCGCAACAATACCGCGTGTAGATCACGAACTATgtcagaaatattatataagcaGAAATTCTTCAGTGACACCTCGGATGGCATGTTACGGATTTAAAGAGGGAGGCGTAGACGCTTGTCAA GGTGATTCTGGTGGACCAATAGAGCGTAATAATATTCTCCTCGGTATAACTTCATGGGGAGATAATTGTGCTAAAGAGTATTCGCCTGGTATATACACAGATGTCatattatttcgatattgGATTAAAATGGAAACCGGAATGGAAATTTCTGCgcatttttcaagaaatttattattataa
- the LOC139808484 gene encoding transmembrane protease serine 11A-like isoform X3: protein MRCCYNKRGVGCDSSSLYRNNFCYRSEDPLKGVTLCSGSSILYENCIVHNVTNFSIHENYDPNINDYDIAVIQVTPAFTYNDYTKAIDLPLNRHVSKEWGIVCGWGFYRKYHGEVVQSLSANLKCAKVPRVDHELCQKYYISRDYAVTPRMVCYGFEKGVVDACQGDSGGPIERNNILLGITSWGDDCGEKYSPGVYTDVILFRYWIKMKTGMEISPHFSRNLLL, encoded by the exons ATGCGGTGCTGCTATAATAAACGAGGAGTGGGCTGTGACAGCAGCTCACTGTATAGAAAC aatttttgttatagGAGCGAAGATCCTTTGAAAGGAGTAACCTTGTGCAGTGGATCTTCCATTCTTTACGAGAATTGTATCGTTCACAACGTAACCAACTTTTCCATACACGAAAACTATGACCCAAATATCAATGATTACGACATCGCTGTTATTCAAGTAACACCTGCATTCACGTATAATGATTACACGAAAGCGATAGACTTGCCACTAAACAGACACGTTAGTAAGGAATGGGGTATAGTCTGCGGTTGGGGATTTTATCGG aaataccATGGTGAGGTTGTACAATCTTTGTCGGCAAATCTAAAATGCGCAAAAGTACCGCGTGTAGATCACGAACTATgccagaaatattatataagcaGAGATTATGCAGTGACACCTCGGATGGTATGTTACGGATTCGAAAAGGGAGTCGTAGACGCTTGTCAA GGTGATTCTGGTGGACCAATAGAGCGTAATAATATTCTCCTCGGTATAACTTCATGGGGAGATGATTGCGGTGAAAAGTATTCGCCTGGTGTATACACAGATGTCatattatttcgatattgGATTAAAATGAAAACCGGAATGGAAATTTCTCCgcatttttcaagaaatttattattataa
- the LOC139808484 gene encoding hypodermin-B-like isoform X1 → MDTCSFIFIFLCFARYLRYGLSSNAEQRIIKGLNTDIKLVPYMLSLRRNGRHICGAAIINEEWAVTAAHCIETSEDPLKGVTLCSGSSILYENCIVHNVTNFSIHENYDPNINDYDIAVIQVTPAFTYNDYTKAIDLPLNRHVSKEWGIVCGWGFYRKYHGEVVQSLSANLKCAKVPRVDHELCQKYYISRDYAVTPRMVCYGFEKGVVDACQGDSGGPIERNNILLGITSWGDDCGEKYSPGVYTDVILFRYWIKMKTGMEISPHFSRNLLL, encoded by the exons ATGGATACTTGTTccttcatatttatttttctctgttttGCGA GGTATTTGCGTTATGGACTTTCGAGCAATGCAGAACAAAGAATCATTAAAGGATTAAACACCGATATTAAGTTAGTTCCTTATATG tTATCGTTAAGGAGAAACGGTAGACACATATGCGGTGCTGCTATAATAAACGAGGAGTGGGCTGTGACAGCAGCTCACTGTATAGAAAC GAGCGAAGATCCTTTGAAAGGAGTAACCTTGTGCAGTGGATCTTCCATTCTTTACGAGAATTGTATCGTTCACAACGTAACCAACTTTTCCATACACGAAAACTATGACCCAAATATCAATGATTACGACATCGCTGTTATTCAAGTAACACCTGCATTCACGTATAATGATTACACGAAAGCGATAGACTTGCCACTAAACAGACACGTTAGTAAGGAATGGGGTATAGTCTGCGGTTGGGGATTTTATCGG aaataccATGGTGAGGTTGTACAATCTTTGTCGGCAAATCTAAAATGCGCAAAAGTACCGCGTGTAGATCACGAACTATgccagaaatattatataagcaGAGATTATGCAGTGACACCTCGGATGGTATGTTACGGATTCGAAAAGGGAGTCGTAGACGCTTGTCAA GGTGATTCTGGTGGACCAATAGAGCGTAATAATATTCTCCTCGGTATAACTTCATGGGGAGATGATTGCGGTGAAAAGTATTCGCCTGGTGTATACACAGATGTCatattatttcgatattgGATTAAAATGAAAACCGGAATGGAAATTTCTCCgcatttttcaagaaatttattattataa